One Bombus pyrosoma isolate SC7728 linkage group LG7, ASM1482585v1, whole genome shotgun sequence genomic window carries:
- the LOC122569303 gene encoding cyclin-dependent kinase 9 isoform X1, producing the protein MNTKEKEKYIEEFDFPHCDESSKYEKVAKIGQGTFGEVFKARDKNCTKKFVAMKKVLMDNEKEGFPITALREIRILQLLKHENVVNLIEICRTRATQYNRYRSTFYLVFDFCEHDLAGLLSNVNVKFSLGEIKKVMQQLLNGLYYIHSNKILHRDMKAANVLITKNGILKLADFGLARAFSANKNGQPNRYTNRVVTLWYRPPELLLGDRNYGPPVDLWGAGCIMAEMWTRSPIMQGNTEQQQLILISQLCGSITTEVWPGVENLELFNKMDLPKGQKRKVKDRLKPYLKDPYACDLLDRLLILDPSKRFDSDSALNHDFFWTDPMPCDLSKMLAQHTQSMFEYLAPPRRPGHIRHPHHQVPGGPAKPSSSMADSGYQDRVF; encoded by the exons ATgaacacgaaagaaaaagagaagtaCATCGAAGAATTTGATTTTCCCCATTGCGACGAATCctcgaaatatgaaaaagttgCGAAAATTGGCCAGGGCACCTTCGG GGAGGTGTTCAAGGCTAGGGATAAGAATTGTACTAAAAAATTCGTAGCTATGAAAAAAGTGTTGATGGACAATGAAAAGGAAGGG TTCCCTATAACTGCTTTAAGAGAGATAAGGATACTACAGTTATTGAAGCATGAAAATGTAgtgaatttaatagaaatatgtagGACAAGAG cAACTCAATATAATCGTTATCGTTCTACATTCTATCTTGTATTTGACTTTTGCGAACATGACTTGGCTGGATTATTGTCAAATGTGAATGTCAAATTTAGTTtaggagaaattaaaaaagttatgcAACAGTTGCTAAATGgtctttattatattcatagcAATAAG ATTTTACATAGAGATATGAAGGCtgcaaatgttttaattaccAAAAATGGTATATTGAAATTAGCTGACTTTGGTCTAGCTCGTGCATTTAGTGCAAATAAAAATGGTCAGCCAAACCGTTATACAAATAGAGTTGTTACTCTTTGGTACAGACCACCTGAACTTTTGCTTGGTGATAGAAACTACGGTCCCCCTGTAGATTTATGGGGTGCAGGGTGCATTATGGCTGAAATGTGGACCAG gTCACCTATAATGCAGGGGAATACAGAGCAACAACAGCTCATATTAATTTCACAGTTGTGTGGTTCTATTACAACAGAAGTATGGCCTGGAgtagaaaatttagaattatttaacaaaatggACTTACCCAAAGGCCAAAAACGGAAG GTTAAGGACAGATTAAAACCATATTTAAAGGATCCTTATGCCTGTGACTTGTTAGATAGACTTTTAATTCTTGATCCATCTAAAAGATTCGATTCCGATTCTGCGTTGAATCATGACTTTTTCTGGACCGATCCGATGCCTTGTGACCTCAGCAAAATGTTAGCGCAACATACGCAGAGTATGTTCGAGTACCTAGCTCCACCAAGACGTCCTGGTCACATACGTCATCCTCATCATCAAGTACCTGGAGGGCCAGCAAAACCTAGTTCTAGTATGGCTGATAGTGGTTACCAAGATCGTGTATTCTAg
- the LOC122569302 gene encoding SPARC-related modular calcium-binding protein 2 isoform X2 produces MMISMIQAAILLSVFVHLNAATNTITMAKEECRKRIAECTMSDGASTPVCGSDGVTYSSQCRVISKQCQGMSILIKHTGPCPETPACFSARLTARPGARPVCRSDGTYAPVQCHEETGYCWCVTPQGRPLPDTSVRNERPRCVKKPGPRSTASTRSGQRRRSPNWKQRRQYSSKHRNTCDRAEKSKFNGNLIENFKIEYRRTNISADGDKNVERVLSWKFVTLDKNGDGYLDRAEYKELRRLAKKAVRPKKCARTFARTCDLNRDLKLSRQEWGACLANDFTPNDCLTDRRSVLEDERQHSQEKFYVPECTPDGRYHRVQCYSGYCWCVYQDTGKPIPGTSSKDRTPNCNPVPIPSRPMKGCPEQKKQLFLRDLMDLMQKKMKASGTDSDETTAKWQASKEEQIATWHFVMLDKNKNKVLERKEWKSFRTMVANNRQLQRCGKRLPRYCDINNDRKISMTEWFSCLNAQRPTTPESTEKSSTSKPKRMGPNPLDQFLKNDDD; encoded by the exons ATGATGATCTCGATGATACAAGCTGCCATCCTCCTGTCCGTCTTCGTTCATCTCAATGCCGCCACCAACACTATCACTATGGCTAAG GAGGAGTGCAGAAAAAGGATAGCCGAATGTACAATGAGTGACGGTGCAAGTACACCGGTATGTGGGAGCGACGGTGTTACGTATTCGAGTCAGTGTCGGGTCATCTCGAAGCAGTGTCAAGGCATGTCTATTCTTATCAAACACACTGGCCCTTGTCCAG AGACACCAGCATGCTTCTCCGCAAGACTGACTGCCAGGCCGGGTGCACGACCAGTCTGTCGTTCGGATGGCACTTACGCACCGGTGCAATGTCACGAGGAAACCGGGTACTGTTGGTGCGTGACGCCGCAGGGCAGACCACTGCCCGACACCTCGGTAAGAAACGAAAGACCAAGATGTGTGAAAAAACCTGGTCCCAGATCTACTGCTTCCACCAGGAGCGGCCAAAGGAGGCGCTCGCCGAACTGGAAGCAGCGAAGGCAGTATAGCAGTAAGCACAGGAATACGTGTGATCGAGCGGAAAAGTCCAAGTTCAACGGGAACCTGATCGAAAACTTCAAGATCGAATACAGGCGGACGAACATCTCTGCCGATG GCGACAAAAATGTAGAAAGAGTATTGTCGTGGAAATTTGTGACACTGGACAAAAATGGGGATGGATACCTTGATAGGGCAGAGTACAAGGAATTGAGGAGGCTTGCGAAGAAGGCGGTAAGGCCGAAGAAATGTGCTCGCACGTTCGCCCGCACGTGCGACCTAAATCGGGATTTGAAACTCTCTAGGCAAGAATGGGGTGCCTGCCTTGCGAACGACTTCACTC CAAACGATTGTTTAACGGACAGACGATCCGTATTAGAAGATGAGAGGCAACATTCTCaagagaaattttatgtaCCTGAATGTACACCTGACGGAAGGTATCATCGAGTGCAGTGTTATTCTGGTTATTGTTGGTGCGTGTACCAAGATACTGGCAAACCGATACCGGGGACATCTTCCAAAGACCGTACTCCAAATTGTAATCCAGTACCTATTCCTAGCAGACCTATGAAAG gttgtcccgaacaaaagaaacaattgTTTCTACGAGATTTAATGGACTTAATGCAGAAAAAGATGAAGGCCTCTGGTACAGATTCGGATGAAACGACAGCTAAGTGGCAAGCTTCGAAAGAGGAGCAAATAGCAACTTGGCATTTTGTCATGcttgataaaaacaaaaataag GTTCTAGAGAGGAAAGAATGGAAAAGTTTCCGCACGATGGTAGCGAATAACAGGCAGCTTCAAAGATGCGGAAAAAGGCTTCCTAGATACTGTGATATCaacaacgatagaaaaatcaGCATGACAGAATGGTTCAGTTGTCTAAATGCTCAACGACCTACGACAC ctGAAAGTACGGAAAAATCATCAACGAGTAAACCGAAGAGAATGGGCCCAAATCCGTTGgatcaatttcttaaaaacgaCGATGATTAG
- the LOC122569303 gene encoding cyclin-dependent kinase 9 isoform X2, which yields MNTKEKEKYIEEFDFPHCDESSKYEKVAKIGQGTFGEVFKARDKNCTKKFVAMKKVLMDNEKEGFPITALREIRILQLLKHENVVNLIEICRTRATQYNRYRSTFYLVFDFCEHDLAGLLSNVNVKFSLGEIKKVMQQLLNGLYYIHSNKILHRDMKAANVLITKNGILKLADFGLARAFSANKNGQPNRYTNRVVTLWYRPPELLLGDRNYGPPVDLWGAGCIMAEMWTRSPIMQGNTEQQQLILISQLCGSITTEVWPGVENLELFNKMDLPKGQKRKVKDRLKPYLKDPYACDLLDRLLILDPSKRFDSDSALNHDFFWTDPMPCDLSKMLAQHTQSMFEYLAPPRRPGHIRHPHHQVPGGPAKPSSKF from the exons ATgaacacgaaagaaaaagagaagtaCATCGAAGAATTTGATTTTCCCCATTGCGACGAATCctcgaaatatgaaaaagttgCGAAAATTGGCCAGGGCACCTTCGG GGAGGTGTTCAAGGCTAGGGATAAGAATTGTACTAAAAAATTCGTAGCTATGAAAAAAGTGTTGATGGACAATGAAAAGGAAGGG TTCCCTATAACTGCTTTAAGAGAGATAAGGATACTACAGTTATTGAAGCATGAAAATGTAgtgaatttaatagaaatatgtagGACAAGAG cAACTCAATATAATCGTTATCGTTCTACATTCTATCTTGTATTTGACTTTTGCGAACATGACTTGGCTGGATTATTGTCAAATGTGAATGTCAAATTTAGTTtaggagaaattaaaaaagttatgcAACAGTTGCTAAATGgtctttattatattcatagcAATAAG ATTTTACATAGAGATATGAAGGCtgcaaatgttttaattaccAAAAATGGTATATTGAAATTAGCTGACTTTGGTCTAGCTCGTGCATTTAGTGCAAATAAAAATGGTCAGCCAAACCGTTATACAAATAGAGTTGTTACTCTTTGGTACAGACCACCTGAACTTTTGCTTGGTGATAGAAACTACGGTCCCCCTGTAGATTTATGGGGTGCAGGGTGCATTATGGCTGAAATGTGGACCAG gTCACCTATAATGCAGGGGAATACAGAGCAACAACAGCTCATATTAATTTCACAGTTGTGTGGTTCTATTACAACAGAAGTATGGCCTGGAgtagaaaatttagaattatttaacaaaatggACTTACCCAAAGGCCAAAAACGGAAG GTTAAGGACAGATTAAAACCATATTTAAAGGATCCTTATGCCTGTGACTTGTTAGATAGACTTTTAATTCTTGATCCATCTAAAAGATTCGATTCCGATTCTGCGTTGAATCATGACTTTTTCTGGACCGATCCGATGCCTTGTGACCTCAGCAAAATGTTAGCGCAACATACGCAGAGTATGTTCGAGTACCTAGCTCCACCAAGACGTCCTGGTCACATACGTCATCCTCATCATCAAGTACCTGGAGGGCCAGCAAAACCTAGTTCTA AATTTTGA
- the LOC122569302 gene encoding SPARC-related modular calcium-binding protein 2 isoform X1 produces MMISMIQAAILLSVFVHLNAATNTITMAKEECRKRIAECTMSDGASTPVCGSDGVTYSSQCRVISKQCQGMSILIKHTGPCPETPACFSARLTARPGARPVCRSDGTYAPVQCHEETGYCWCVTPQGRPLPDTSVRNERPRCVKKPGPRSTASTRSGQRRRSPNWKQRRQYSSKHRNTCDRAEKSKFNGNLIENFKIEYRRTNISADGDKNVERVLSWKFVTLDKNGDGYLDRAEYKELRRLAKKAVRPKKCARTFARTCDLNRDLKLSRQEWGACLANDFTLRLFLSLNPADERPEVPEAQRTRVMDQVTGNPAPVHSRPTFKDDPTDTKEDSDANDCLTDRRSVLEDERQHSQEKFYVPECTPDGRYHRVQCYSGYCWCVYQDTGKPIPGTSSKDRTPNCNPVPIPSRPMKGCPEQKKQLFLRDLMDLMQKKMKASGTDSDETTAKWQASKEEQIATWHFVMLDKNKNKVLERKEWKSFRTMVANNRQLQRCGKRLPRYCDINNDRKISMTEWFSCLNAQRPTTPESTEKSSTSKPKRMGPNPLDQFLKNDDD; encoded by the exons ATGATGATCTCGATGATACAAGCTGCCATCCTCCTGTCCGTCTTCGTTCATCTCAATGCCGCCACCAACACTATCACTATGGCTAAG GAGGAGTGCAGAAAAAGGATAGCCGAATGTACAATGAGTGACGGTGCAAGTACACCGGTATGTGGGAGCGACGGTGTTACGTATTCGAGTCAGTGTCGGGTCATCTCGAAGCAGTGTCAAGGCATGTCTATTCTTATCAAACACACTGGCCCTTGTCCAG AGACACCAGCATGCTTCTCCGCAAGACTGACTGCCAGGCCGGGTGCACGACCAGTCTGTCGTTCGGATGGCACTTACGCACCGGTGCAATGTCACGAGGAAACCGGGTACTGTTGGTGCGTGACGCCGCAGGGCAGACCACTGCCCGACACCTCGGTAAGAAACGAAAGACCAAGATGTGTGAAAAAACCTGGTCCCAGATCTACTGCTTCCACCAGGAGCGGCCAAAGGAGGCGCTCGCCGAACTGGAAGCAGCGAAGGCAGTATAGCAGTAAGCACAGGAATACGTGTGATCGAGCGGAAAAGTCCAAGTTCAACGGGAACCTGATCGAAAACTTCAAGATCGAATACAGGCGGACGAACATCTCTGCCGATG GCGACAAAAATGTAGAAAGAGTATTGTCGTGGAAATTTGTGACACTGGACAAAAATGGGGATGGATACCTTGATAGGGCAGAGTACAAGGAATTGAGGAGGCTTGCGAAGAAGGCGGTAAGGCCGAAGAAATGTGCTCGCACGTTCGCCCGCACGTGCGACCTAAATCGGGATTTGAAACTCTCTAGGCAAGAATGGGGTGCCTGCCTTGCGAACGACTTCACTC TACGTTTGTTCTTGTCGCTGAACCCCGCAGACGAGCGCCCCGAGGTCCCTGAGGCCCAGAGGACCCGGGTCATGGACCAAG TCACAGGCAATCCTGCTCCGGTGCATTCTCGACCAACGTTCAAAGATGATCCAACCGATACGAAAGAGGATAGTGACG CAAACGATTGTTTAACGGACAGACGATCCGTATTAGAAGATGAGAGGCAACATTCTCaagagaaattttatgtaCCTGAATGTACACCTGACGGAAGGTATCATCGAGTGCAGTGTTATTCTGGTTATTGTTGGTGCGTGTACCAAGATACTGGCAAACCGATACCGGGGACATCTTCCAAAGACCGTACTCCAAATTGTAATCCAGTACCTATTCCTAGCAGACCTATGAAAG gttgtcccgaacaaaagaaacaattgTTTCTACGAGATTTAATGGACTTAATGCAGAAAAAGATGAAGGCCTCTGGTACAGATTCGGATGAAACGACAGCTAAGTGGCAAGCTTCGAAAGAGGAGCAAATAGCAACTTGGCATTTTGTCATGcttgataaaaacaaaaataag GTTCTAGAGAGGAAAGAATGGAAAAGTTTCCGCACGATGGTAGCGAATAACAGGCAGCTTCAAAGATGCGGAAAAAGGCTTCCTAGATACTGTGATATCaacaacgatagaaaaatcaGCATGACAGAATGGTTCAGTTGTCTAAATGCTCAACGACCTACGACAC ctGAAAGTACGGAAAAATCATCAACGAGTAAACCGAAGAGAATGGGCCCAAATCCGTTGgatcaatttcttaaaaacgaCGATGATTAG
- the LOC122569302 gene encoding SPARC-related modular calcium-binding protein 2 isoform X3 produces the protein MMISMIQAAILLSVFVHLNAATNTITMAKEECRKRIAECTMSDGASTPVCGSDGVTYSSQCRVISKQCQGMSILIKHTGPCPETPACFSARLTARPGARPVCRSDGTYAPVQCHEETGYCWCVTPQGRPLPDTSVRNERPRCVKKPGPRSTASTRSGQRRRSPNWKQRRQYSSKHRNTCDRAEKSKFNGNLIENFKIEYRRTNISADGDKNVERVLSWKFVTLDKNGDGYLDRAEYKELRRLAKKAVRPKKCARTFARTCDLNRDLKLSRQEWGACLANDFTHERPEVPEAQRTRVMDQVTGNPAPVHSRPTFKDDPTDTKEDSDANDCLTDRRSVLEDERQHSQEKFYVPECTPDGRYHRVQCYSGYCWCVYQDTGKPIPGTSSKDRTPNCNPVPIPSRPMKGCPEQKKQLFLRDLMDLMQKKMKASGTDSDETTAKWQASKEEQIATWHFVMLDKNKNKVLERKEWKSFRTMVANNRQLQRCGKRLPRYCDINNDRKISMTEWFSCLNAQRPTTPESTEKSSTSKPKRMGPNPLDQFLKNDDD, from the exons ATGATGATCTCGATGATACAAGCTGCCATCCTCCTGTCCGTCTTCGTTCATCTCAATGCCGCCACCAACACTATCACTATGGCTAAG GAGGAGTGCAGAAAAAGGATAGCCGAATGTACAATGAGTGACGGTGCAAGTACACCGGTATGTGGGAGCGACGGTGTTACGTATTCGAGTCAGTGTCGGGTCATCTCGAAGCAGTGTCAAGGCATGTCTATTCTTATCAAACACACTGGCCCTTGTCCAG AGACACCAGCATGCTTCTCCGCAAGACTGACTGCCAGGCCGGGTGCACGACCAGTCTGTCGTTCGGATGGCACTTACGCACCGGTGCAATGTCACGAGGAAACCGGGTACTGTTGGTGCGTGACGCCGCAGGGCAGACCACTGCCCGACACCTCGGTAAGAAACGAAAGACCAAGATGTGTGAAAAAACCTGGTCCCAGATCTACTGCTTCCACCAGGAGCGGCCAAAGGAGGCGCTCGCCGAACTGGAAGCAGCGAAGGCAGTATAGCAGTAAGCACAGGAATACGTGTGATCGAGCGGAAAAGTCCAAGTTCAACGGGAACCTGATCGAAAACTTCAAGATCGAATACAGGCGGACGAACATCTCTGCCGATG GCGACAAAAATGTAGAAAGAGTATTGTCGTGGAAATTTGTGACACTGGACAAAAATGGGGATGGATACCTTGATAGGGCAGAGTACAAGGAATTGAGGAGGCTTGCGAAGAAGGCGGTAAGGCCGAAGAAATGTGCTCGCACGTTCGCCCGCACGTGCGACCTAAATCGGGATTTGAAACTCTCTAGGCAAGAATGGGGTGCCTGCCTTGCGAACGACTTCACTC ACGAGCGCCCCGAGGTCCCTGAGGCCCAGAGGACCCGGGTCATGGACCAAG TCACAGGCAATCCTGCTCCGGTGCATTCTCGACCAACGTTCAAAGATGATCCAACCGATACGAAAGAGGATAGTGACG CAAACGATTGTTTAACGGACAGACGATCCGTATTAGAAGATGAGAGGCAACATTCTCaagagaaattttatgtaCCTGAATGTACACCTGACGGAAGGTATCATCGAGTGCAGTGTTATTCTGGTTATTGTTGGTGCGTGTACCAAGATACTGGCAAACCGATACCGGGGACATCTTCCAAAGACCGTACTCCAAATTGTAATCCAGTACCTATTCCTAGCAGACCTATGAAAG gttgtcccgaacaaaagaaacaattgTTTCTACGAGATTTAATGGACTTAATGCAGAAAAAGATGAAGGCCTCTGGTACAGATTCGGATGAAACGACAGCTAAGTGGCAAGCTTCGAAAGAGGAGCAAATAGCAACTTGGCATTTTGTCATGcttgataaaaacaaaaataag GTTCTAGAGAGGAAAGAATGGAAAAGTTTCCGCACGATGGTAGCGAATAACAGGCAGCTTCAAAGATGCGGAAAAAGGCTTCCTAGATACTGTGATATCaacaacgatagaaaaatcaGCATGACAGAATGGTTCAGTTGTCTAAATGCTCAACGACCTACGACAC ctGAAAGTACGGAAAAATCATCAACGAGTAAACCGAAGAGAATGGGCCCAAATCCGTTGgatcaatttcttaaaaacgaCGATGATTAG